Proteins encoded together in one Pseudomonas arsenicoxydans window:
- the cysW gene encoding sulfate ABC transporter permease subunit CysW: MSQSSIAAASSANAARRGSATSRRILIGLGWLIFALFLLLPLFIVVSQGLKLGLGAFFTAIFEPDALSALKLTVIAVLISVPLNLVFGVSAAWCVSKYSFRGKSMLVTLIDLPFSVSPVIAGLVYVLMFGAQGLFGPWLQDHDIQIVFALPGIVLATIFVTVPFVARELIPLMQEQGTQEEEAARLLGANGWQMFWHVTVPNIKWGLIYGVVLCTARAMGEFGAVSVVSGHIRGVTNTLPLHVEILYNEYNHVAAFAVASLLLILALFILLLKQWSENRINRLRASAAEE, from the coding sequence ATGTCCCAATCGTCTATTGCGGCTGCTTCCTCGGCCAATGCAGCCCGCCGCGGCAGTGCCACTTCGCGGCGAATCCTGATCGGCCTTGGCTGGCTGATTTTTGCGCTGTTTCTGCTGTTGCCGCTGTTCATCGTGGTGTCCCAGGGCCTGAAGCTTGGCCTGGGCGCGTTTTTCACCGCGATCTTTGAGCCGGATGCTTTGTCGGCCCTGAAACTCACGGTGATCGCCGTGCTGATTTCGGTGCCGCTGAACCTGGTGTTCGGCGTCAGCGCGGCATGGTGCGTGAGCAAATACTCGTTCCGTGGCAAAAGCATGCTGGTAACGCTGATCGACCTGCCGTTCTCGGTCTCGCCGGTCATTGCCGGTCTGGTCTACGTGCTGATGTTCGGCGCCCAGGGCCTGTTCGGTCCGTGGTTGCAGGATCACGACATCCAGATCGTCTTCGCCTTGCCGGGCATCGTGCTGGCGACGATTTTTGTCACCGTGCCATTCGTGGCCCGCGAGCTGATCCCGTTGATGCAGGAACAAGGCACGCAGGAAGAAGAGGCCGCGCGCCTGCTGGGTGCCAATGGCTGGCAGATGTTCTGGCACGTCACCGTTCCCAATATCAAATGGGGCCTGATCTACGGCGTGGTGCTGTGTACTGCGCGGGCGATGGGTGAGTTCGGTGCGGTGTCGGTGGTTTCCGGGCACATTCGCGGGGTGACCAACACCCTGCCGCTGCACGTCGAGATCCTCTACAACGAATACAACCACGTGGCCGCGTTCGCTGTGGCGAGCCTGTTGCTGATCCTGGCGCTCTTCATCCTGCTGCTCAAGCAGTGGAGCGAAAACCGTATTAACCGCCTGCGCGCCAGCGCCGCGGAGGAATAA
- the cysT gene encoding sulfate ABC transporter permease subunit CysT: protein MSRRISPVIPGFGLTLGYTLVYLSLIVLIPLAAMFVHAAQLTWEQFWAIISAPRVLAALKLSFGTALYAAIINGIIGTLLAWVLVRYTFPGRKVIDAMIDLPFALPTAVAGIALTALYTPTGLVGQFAADLGFKIAYTPLGITLALTFVTLPFVVRTVQPVLADIPREVEEAAACLGAKPLQVFRHILVPALLPAWLTGFALAFARGVGEYGSVIFIAGNMPMKTEILPLLIMVKLDQYDYTGATSIGVLMLVVSFVLLLLINLLQRRIETP, encoded by the coding sequence ATGTCGCGTCGTATCTCCCCCGTCATACCCGGCTTCGGGCTGACGCTGGGCTACACCTTGGTGTACCTCAGCCTGATTGTGCTCATTCCACTGGCGGCGATGTTCGTGCATGCCGCTCAACTCACCTGGGAACAGTTCTGGGCGATTATCTCGGCGCCACGGGTGCTGGCGGCGTTGAAGCTGAGCTTCGGTACCGCGCTCTATGCCGCGATCATCAACGGCATCATCGGCACGCTGCTGGCGTGGGTGCTGGTGCGCTATACCTTCCCCGGTCGTAAAGTCATCGACGCAATGATCGACTTGCCCTTCGCATTGCCCACTGCCGTGGCTGGTATCGCGCTGACCGCGCTGTACACCCCTACCGGTTTGGTGGGTCAGTTTGCAGCGGACTTGGGTTTCAAGATTGCGTATACCCCCCTCGGCATCACCCTTGCCCTCACTTTTGTGACGCTTCCATTCGTAGTACGTACCGTACAGCCGGTATTGGCCGATATCCCCCGGGAAGTGGAAGAAGCGGCCGCCTGCCTGGGTGCAAAACCGTTGCAGGTGTTCCGCCATATCCTGGTGCCGGCACTGCTTCCGGCCTGGCTCACCGGTTTCGCGTTGGCCTTTGCCCGAGGGGTCGGCGAGTACGGTTCGGTGATTTTCATCGCCGGCAACATGCCGATGAAAACCGAGATCCTGCCGCTGCTGATCATGGTCAAGCTCGACCAGTACGATTACACCGGCGCCACCTCCATTGGTGTACTGATGCTGGTGGTTTCCTTCGTCCTGTTGCTGCTGATCAACTTGCTGCAACGCCGTATCGAAACCCCATAA
- a CDS encoding sulfate ABC transporter substrate-binding protein, translated as MSSIRQFALAALASALFAGSAVAKDYELLNVSYDPTRELYQDYNAEFVKFWQKDHAGDTVKIQQSHGGSGKQGRAVIDGLRADVVTLALAGDIDEIAKLGKTLPVDWQKRLPEASTPYTSTIVFLVRKGNPKGIKDWGDLVKNDVSVITPNPKTSGGARWNFLAAWAYGLKANGGNEAKAKEYVQTLFKHVPVLDTGARGSTITFVNNGQGDVLLAWENEAFLALKEDGGADKFEIVVPSLSILAEPPVALVDKNAEKKGNTEIAEAYLKHLYSPAGQEIAAKNFYRPRDKEVAAKYSKQFPTLDLVTIDKDFGGWKTAQPKFFNDGGVFDQIYQAQ; from the coding sequence ATGTCGTCGATTCGTCAATTCGCTTTGGCCGCCTTGGCCAGTGCCCTTTTTGCTGGTTCCGCGGTTGCCAAGGATTACGAATTGCTCAACGTGTCGTATGACCCGACTCGTGAGCTGTATCAGGATTACAACGCCGAATTCGTCAAGTTCTGGCAGAAAGATCACGCTGGCGACACGGTGAAAATCCAGCAATCCCACGGTGGCTCGGGCAAGCAAGGCCGGGCTGTGATCGACGGTCTGCGCGCCGACGTAGTGACGCTGGCCCTGGCCGGTGACATCGACGAAATCGCCAAGCTCGGCAAGACCCTGCCGGTCGACTGGCAGAAGCGTCTTCCCGAGGCGAGCACGCCTTACACCTCCACCATCGTGTTCCTGGTGCGCAAGGGCAACCCTAAAGGCATCAAGGACTGGGGCGATCTGGTCAAGAACGACGTGTCGGTCATCACCCCGAATCCGAAAACCTCGGGCGGTGCGCGCTGGAACTTCCTCGCAGCCTGGGCCTATGGCCTGAAAGCCAACGGCGGTAACGAAGCCAAAGCCAAGGAATACGTACAAACCCTGTTCAAGCACGTGCCTGTGCTGGACACCGGTGCTCGCGGTTCGACCATCACCTTCGTCAACAACGGCCAGGGCGACGTGTTGCTGGCCTGGGAAAACGAAGCGTTTCTGGCGTTGAAAGAAGACGGTGGCGCCGACAAATTCGAAATCGTTGTGCCTTCGCTGTCGATCCTGGCCGAGCCGCCGGTCGCCTTGGTCGATAAAAACGCCGAGAAAAAAGGCAACACCGAAATCGCCGAAGCGTACCTCAAGCACCTGTACAGCCCGGCAGGTCAGGAAATTGCGGCGAAAAACTTCTATCGTCCACGTGACAAAGAAGTGGCCGCCAAGTACAGCAAGCAGTTCCCGACACTCGACCTGGTGACCATCGACAAGGACTTTGGCGGGTGGAAAACCGCGCAGCCGAAATTCTTCAATGACGGTGGCGTTTTCGACCAGATTTATCAGGCGCAGTAA
- the oscA gene encoding sulfur starvation response protein OscA, whose translation MSASLRSVDGQDEATILREIQSALRDLRFGAVEITVHNAQVVQIERKEKFRLQNPSNKPS comes from the coding sequence ATGAGCGCATCCCTACGTAGCGTTGACGGTCAAGACGAAGCCACCATCTTGCGTGAGATCCAGAGTGCACTGCGCGATCTGCGCTTTGGCGCCGTGGAAATTACCGTGCACAACGCACAGGTAGTGCAGATCGAACGCAAAGAGAAATTCCGGTTGCAGAACCCGAGCAACAAGCCGAGCTAA
- the dibA gene encoding phosphodiesterase DibA, whose amino-acid sequence MSATYRDALRAALLYLVLSVVWLQFSGHLLNSFFDNSTELLRWQLINGYLWVAFSAGLIFIARARLFRCLGIGAKLRERLRQAAAVFDCTREGVLVTDSKGLIVHVNRAFMEITGYQREEVLGQRPNMFKSGHHPPAFYQEMFATLDCTGEWSGEIWNRRKSGEIYPQWQTIRIVRDEQRQLSQYVAVFSDISAIKNSEHELKHLAHHDPLTTLPNRLLFTDRVEQALASAQLHKRGCALLLIDLDHFKMINDGLGHTIGDQLLKAVAERLKALLDPGITLARLGGDEFAVLAESCPQLVHAGSLAQRIIDDLREPLHIEGHRLFINASIGISLFPSDALSAEQLLRNADSALFKAKSAGRDGYALYTEELTAHAQQRVEIGFELRRALEQQELRVYYQPVHDLKSSRLIGVEALVRWQHPQRGLVSPAEFIPIAERTGLIAAINAWVMRQACEQMCRWQAAGVALSFVAVNVSSRLFARRELYQQVAQVLRETGLDPAYLELEVTESAVMDDPEVALEQMHRLRELGVRLAIDDFGTGYSSLLRLKRLPVQKLKIDQGFVAGLPGDEDDAAIVQVIIALARSMGMQVHAEGIEQVEQARFLLEQDCNLGQGYWFGRPVPDEQLNWAHAPEIR is encoded by the coding sequence ATGTCTGCCACATATCGCGATGCCTTGCGTGCAGCGCTGCTTTACCTGGTGCTTTCCGTCGTCTGGCTCCAGTTTAGCGGCCATCTATTGAACAGTTTCTTCGATAACTCCACCGAGTTACTACGATGGCAACTGATCAACGGTTACCTCTGGGTGGCGTTCAGTGCCGGCCTGATCTTCATTGCCCGAGCGCGTTTGTTCCGGTGCCTGGGGATCGGCGCCAAATTGCGCGAGCGCTTGCGTCAGGCGGCCGCGGTGTTCGATTGCACCCGCGAAGGCGTACTCGTCACTGACAGCAAAGGCCTGATCGTCCACGTGAACCGGGCGTTCATGGAAATTACCGGTTATCAGCGCGAAGAAGTGCTGGGCCAGCGCCCGAACATGTTCAAGTCCGGTCATCATCCGCCAGCGTTCTACCAAGAGATGTTTGCCACCCTGGACTGCACCGGTGAGTGGAGCGGGGAAATCTGGAACCGTCGCAAAAGCGGCGAGATCTACCCGCAATGGCAGACCATCCGCATCGTTCGCGACGAGCAGCGCCAGCTCAGCCAATACGTTGCGGTGTTTTCAGACATCAGTGCGATCAAGAATTCCGAGCATGAACTCAAGCACCTGGCTCACCACGATCCGCTGACCACGCTGCCGAACCGTCTGCTTTTCACTGACCGTGTCGAGCAGGCGCTGGCGTCGGCGCAACTGCACAAACGCGGCTGCGCGTTGCTCCTGATCGATCTGGATCACTTCAAGATGATCAACGATGGCCTTGGGCACACGATCGGTGACCAATTGCTCAAGGCTGTGGCCGAGCGCTTGAAAGCCCTGCTCGACCCGGGCATTACCCTGGCACGCCTGGGCGGGGACGAGTTCGCCGTGCTCGCCGAGAGTTGTCCGCAACTGGTGCACGCCGGTTCGCTGGCCCAACGAATCATCGATGACCTGCGTGAACCGCTTCATATCGAGGGTCATCGGCTCTTTATCAACGCCAGTATTGGCATCAGCCTGTTTCCCAGTGATGCCTTGAGCGCCGAGCAGCTATTGCGCAACGCCGATTCGGCTCTGTTCAAGGCCAAGAGCGCGGGCCGCGATGGCTATGCGCTGTACACCGAAGAATTGACCGCGCATGCCCAGCAGCGAGTGGAAATCGGTTTCGAGCTGCGCCGCGCCCTGGAGCAGCAAGAGCTGCGGGTTTACTACCAGCCCGTGCACGACCTCAAGTCCAGTCGCCTGATCGGCGTCGAGGCACTGGTTCGCTGGCAACATCCGCAGCGCGGGCTGGTGTCGCCGGCAGAGTTCATCCCCATTGCCGAGCGCACCGGACTGATTGCCGCGATCAATGCCTGGGTCATGCGTCAGGCCTGTGAGCAGATGTGCCGCTGGCAAGCCGCGGGAGTGGCGTTGTCATTCGTCGCGGTGAATGTCTCGTCCCGTTTGTTTGCCCGTCGTGAGTTGTATCAACAGGTGGCCCAGGTGTTGCGCGAGACCGGGCTGGATCCCGCGTATCTGGAGCTGGAAGTCACCGAAAGTGCGGTGATGGATGATCCTGAAGTGGCCTTGGAGCAGATGCATCGCTTGCGCGAGTTGGGGGTGCGGTTAGCCATCGATGACTTCGGTACGGGCTATTCGTCATTGCTGCGACTCAAACGTTTGCCGGTGCAGAAGCTAAAGATCGATCAGGGTTTTGTCGCCGGGTTGCCGGGGGATGAGGATGACGCGGCAATCGTGCAGGTGATTATCGCACTGGCGCGAAGCATGGGGATGCAAGTGCATGCCGAGGGGATCGAGCAGGTCGAGCAGGCGCGCTTCCTGCTCGAACAGGATTGCAATCTGGGGCAGGGCTACTGGTTCGGGCGTCCGGTGCCGGACGAACAACTGAATTGGGCTCACGCGCCAGAAATTCGCTGA
- the desA gene encoding delta-9 fatty acid desaturase DesA, which yields MWYEGFLGLSPWSLVAVTLLMTHVTIVGVTVYLHRYSAHRSLELNAGLKHFFRFWLWLTTAQNTREWTAIHRKHHAKCETVDDPHSPVIKGLSTVLRKGAELYRAEAENPETLRIYGKNCPEDWIERNLYSRYPLLGVGIMAVIDLMLFGTIGITIWAIQMMWIPVWAAGVVNGLGHAIGYRNFECRDAATNLVPWGILIGGEELHNNHHTYPNSAKLSVKKWEFDLGWAWIQVFSFFRLAKVQRVAPIAHRVEGKGSLDMDTAMAILNNRFQIMAQYRKLVIAPLVKQELEKVDHSVRHQFHRAKRLLSRETSLLDEKHHVRIQTMLEHSQALKVIYEKRLALQQIWVKTSSNGHDMLAAIKDWVHEAEASGIQSLRDFADQLKTYSLRPAAA from the coding sequence ATGTGGTACGAAGGTTTTCTCGGCTTGTCGCCCTGGTCACTGGTGGCAGTCACCCTGCTGATGACCCATGTCACGATTGTCGGCGTCACGGTCTATCTGCATCGTTATTCAGCCCATCGCTCGCTCGAGCTCAATGCTGGCCTGAAACATTTCTTCCGCTTCTGGCTGTGGTTGACCACGGCGCAGAATACCCGCGAGTGGACGGCTATCCACCGCAAGCATCACGCCAAATGCGAAACTGTCGATGACCCGCACAGCCCGGTCATCAAGGGCCTGTCCACCGTTCTGCGCAAAGGTGCCGAGCTGTACCGCGCCGAAGCGGAAAACCCGGAGACCCTGCGCATCTACGGCAAGAACTGCCCCGAAGACTGGATCGAACGCAACCTTTACAGCCGCTACCCGCTGCTGGGCGTGGGGATCATGGCGGTCATCGACCTCATGCTGTTCGGCACCATCGGCATCACCATCTGGGCGATCCAGATGATGTGGATCCCGGTGTGGGCCGCCGGTGTGGTCAACGGTCTGGGTCATGCCATCGGCTACCGCAACTTCGAATGCCGCGACGCGGCGACCAATCTGGTGCCATGGGGCATCCTGATCGGCGGCGAAGAACTGCATAACAATCATCACACCTATCCTAATTCGGCAAAACTGTCGGTGAAGAAGTGGGAATTCGACCTCGGCTGGGCCTGGATCCAGGTCTTCAGCTTCTTCCGTCTGGCCAAGGTCCAGAGGGTTGCGCCGATTGCCCACCGCGTGGAAGGTAAAGGCAGCCTGGACATGGACACCGCCATGGCCATCCTCAACAACCGTTTCCAGATCATGGCCCAGTACCGCAAACTGGTTATCGCGCCGCTGGTCAAGCAAGAACTGGAGAAGGTCGATCACTCGGTCCGTCACCAGTTCCACCGCGCCAAGCGCCTGCTTTCGCGGGAAACCAGCCTGCTGGATGAAAAACACCACGTGCGCATCCAGACCATGCTCGAGCACAGTCAGGCGCTGAAGGTAATTTACGAGAAACGCCTGGCCTTGCAGCAGATCTGGGTCAAGACCAGCTCAAATGGTCACGACATGCTGGCCGCCATAAAGGACTGGGTACACGAAGCTGAAGCCAGCGGGATTCAGTCCCTGCGCGACTTCGCCGACCAGTTGAAAACCTACTCCCTGCGCCCAGCCGCTGCCTGA
- a CDS encoding GGDEF domain-containing protein, with the protein MVPKNLHDSSLTQSPDTAQTLMALMHAQGEVARLSEREQLFSSLLVSVNAVLWAFNWETRQVLYVSPAYERLFGRSAGLLLSDYNQWRDSIYPDDLEYAERSLAEVLEKGAVEDREYRIIAADGQVRWISDKCFINRQAEPGQPVIIVGIAEDITEKKRMEAELQRLATTDVLTQSSNRRHFFECAQREFAQACKQGAPMAFLLLDIDDFKAVNDTYGHQTGDNVLQRIAESGRAALRRGDLFGRIGGEEFAAVFPGCAPDMAMQVAERLQRMIQQLSFSQDDQTFGITVSQGLTSLTAEDQSLDALYARADAAMYEAKRQGKNRIISG; encoded by the coding sequence ATGGTCCCTAAAAACCTGCACGACTCATCGCTCACACAATCGCCCGACACCGCTCAAACCTTGATGGCGCTGATGCATGCCCAGGGCGAAGTCGCCCGTCTGAGCGAGCGCGAACAGCTGTTCAGCTCATTGCTGGTGAGCGTCAACGCGGTGCTTTGGGCCTTCAATTGGGAAACCCGCCAGGTGCTCTATGTCAGCCCGGCCTATGAGCGCCTTTTCGGCCGTTCAGCCGGACTGTTGCTGTCCGATTACAACCAATGGCGCGACAGTATTTACCCCGATGATCTGGAGTACGCCGAGCGCAGCCTGGCCGAAGTACTGGAGAAAGGGGCCGTTGAAGACCGCGAGTACCGCATCATCGCCGCCGACGGCCAGGTGCGCTGGATCAGCGACAAGTGCTTCATCAATCGCCAGGCCGAACCGGGCCAACCGGTGATCATCGTCGGCATCGCCGAGGACATCACCGAAAAGAAACGCATGGAGGCGGAATTGCAGCGACTGGCCACCACCGATGTACTGACTCAAAGCAGCAACCGACGCCACTTCTTCGAATGCGCTCAGCGCGAGTTTGCGCAAGCGTGCAAGCAAGGCGCGCCGATGGCGTTCCTGCTGCTCGACATCGATGATTTCAAAGCAGTGAACGACACCTACGGCCATCAAACCGGCGACAACGTGCTGCAACGCATCGCCGAGAGTGGCCGCGCCGCATTGCGCCGGGGCGATCTGTTCGGGCGGATCGGTGGCGAAGAGTTCGCCGCTGTCTTCCCAGGCTGCGCACCCGACATGGCCATGCAAGTGGCCGAACGCTTGCAACGGATGATTCAGCAGTTGAGCTTCAGTCAGGACGACCAGACGTTCGGCATCACTGTCAGCCAGGGCCTGACCAGCCTGACCGCAGAAGACCAAAGCCTCGACGCTCTTTACGCCCGCGCGGACGCCGCGATGTATGAAGCCAAGCGCCAGGGCAAGAACCGCATCATCTCCGGCTGA
- a CDS encoding response regulator, with protein sequence MTAVVLPAVPRVLIAEADPWSRDLLKHVLLNVRCDARLDLCADGQEALRLLADNPYDLVIVDWELPGIDGLNVLRNVRQRKRNPPLPFILMSSRNDSASVREALPLAPAAYLTKPLNMESLTHRLQDLLVNAGEEVACEVPTLAPGMTLSAYLERRRELAEGAALMTDVQVAINRSLNPGGLDLVRLEGEIRTDPQITAVLIAAANSAAQHLGDPVQTLGQALHRLGTAQSMNLILGLALKRSARLSDPLLADYAERYWELSLHTAEYARTLARLLDLDQERCYCAGILHCLGDLALLMCLQEWKQAGGELDEWEEIGDALAEFGAAYGSALRTRWRLPLELRELIAAVYQLGGGVYSREALVMNMAAQLARLTEHEGIEALAKSRTARLLKIGLPELMRLRKK encoded by the coding sequence ATGACCGCTGTGGTATTACCGGCTGTACCGCGTGTGCTGATTGCCGAGGCCGATCCCTGGTCTCGCGACCTGCTCAAGCATGTGTTGTTGAATGTGCGTTGCGACGCACGGCTGGACCTGTGCGCCGATGGCCAGGAAGCGTTGCGCCTGCTGGCGGACAATCCTTACGACCTGGTGATCGTCGATTGGGAGTTGCCGGGCATCGATGGCCTGAATGTCTTGCGCAATGTGCGCCAACGCAAACGCAATCCGCCGTTGCCCTTCATTCTGATGAGCAGTCGCAACGACAGCGCCAGCGTGCGTGAAGCACTGCCCCTGGCGCCCGCGGCGTACCTGACCAAACCCCTGAACATGGAAAGCCTGACCCATCGCCTGCAGGATTTGCTGGTGAATGCTGGGGAGGAGGTGGCCTGTGAAGTGCCGACGCTGGCGCCAGGCATGACCTTGTCGGCGTATCTGGAGCGTCGTCGTGAACTGGCGGAAGGCGCGGCGCTGATGACCGACGTGCAGGTGGCGATCAATCGCAGCCTCAATCCCGGCGGCCTGGACCTCGTGCGTCTGGAAGGCGAAATCCGTACCGACCCACAGATCACCGCCGTGCTGATCGCCGCAGCCAACAGCGCGGCGCAGCACCTTGGCGATCCGGTCCAGACCTTGGGCCAGGCGTTGCACCGCTTGGGCACCGCGCAAAGCATGAACCTGATTCTGGGGCTGGCGCTCAAACGCAGCGCCCGGCTCAGTGATCCGTTGCTGGCCGACTATGCCGAGCGTTATTGGGAGCTGTCGCTGCACACCGCTGAATACGCCCGCACGCTGGCGCGCTTGCTGGATCTGGATCAGGAGCGCTGTTACTGCGCGGGCATATTGCACTGCCTCGGCGATCTCGCGCTGTTGATGTGTTTGCAGGAGTGGAAGCAGGCCGGCGGTGAGTTGGATGAGTGGGAGGAGATCGGAGATGCTCTGGCCGAGTTCGGCGCAGCGTACGGTTCGGCCTTGCGCACGCGCTGGCGTCTGCCGCTGGAGTTGCGAGAGCTGATTGCAGCGGTCTACCAGCTCGGTGGCGGGGTTTACTCCCGCGAAGCCTTGGTGATGAACATGGCGGCGCAATTGGCGCGTCTGACTGAGCATGAGGGCATCGAGGCGTTGGCCAAGAGCCGGACGGCGCGGTTGCTCAAGATCGGGCTGCCGGAGCTGATGCGCTTGCGCAAAAAATAA
- the gabT gene encoding 4-aminobutyrate--2-oxoglutarate transaminase encodes MSKTNASLMKRREAAVPRGVGQIHPIFAESAKNATVTDVEGREFIDFAGGIAVLNTGHVHPKIIAAVTEQLNKLTHTCFQVLAYEPYVEVCEKINAKVPGDFAKKTLLVTTGSEAVENAVKIARAATGRAGVIAFTGAYHGRTMMTLGLTGKVVPYSAGMGLMPGGIFRALYPNELHGVSIDDSIASIERIFKNDAEPRDIAAIIIEPVQGEGGFYVAPKEFMKRLRALCDQHGILLIADEVQTGAGRTGTFFAMEQMGVAADLTTFAKSIAGGFPLAGVCGKAEYMDAIAPGGLGGTYAGSPIACAAALAVMEVFEEEHLLDRCKAVGERLVTGLKAIQAKYPVIGEVRALGAMIAVELFVDGDSHKPNAPAVAAVVAKARDKGLILLSCGTYGNVLRVLVPLTSPDEQLDKGLAIIEECFSEL; translated from the coding sequence ATGAGCAAGACTAACGCATCCCTGATGAAACGCCGCGAAGCCGCTGTACCACGCGGTGTTGGCCAGATTCACCCGATCTTCGCCGAGTCCGCGAAGAACGCCACCGTGACCGACGTTGAAGGTCGTGAGTTCATCGACTTCGCCGGCGGTATCGCTGTGCTGAACACCGGCCACGTGCACCCGAAAATCATCGCCGCCGTGACCGAACAGCTGAACAAGCTGACCCACACTTGCTTCCAGGTACTGGCTTACGAACCGTACGTAGAAGTGTGCGAAAAAATCAACGCCAAGGTGCCAGGTGATTTCGCCAAGAAAACCCTGCTGGTGACCACCGGTTCCGAAGCCGTTGAAAACGCCGTGAAGATTGCCCGTGCTGCCACTGGCCGTGCCGGCGTGATCGCGTTCACTGGCGCCTACCACGGTCGAACCATGATGACCCTGGGCCTGACCGGTAAAGTCGTGCCTTACTCGGCCGGCATGGGCCTGATGCCAGGCGGCATCTTCCGCGCGCTGTACCCGAACGAGCTGCACGGTGTGAGCATCGACGATTCGATCGCCAGCATCGAACGCATCTTCAAGAACGACGCCGAGCCGCGTGACATCGCTGCCATCATCATCGAGCCGGTTCAGGGTGAAGGCGGTTTCTACGTCGCACCTAAAGAGTTCATGAAGCGTCTGCGCGCCCTGTGCGACCAGCACGGCATCCTGTTGATCGCTGACGAAGTTCAGACTGGCGCTGGCCGTACCGGCACTTTCTTCGCCATGGAACAGATGGGCGTTGCTGCCGACCTGACCACCTTCGCCAAATCCATCGCTGGCGGCTTCCCGCTGGCCGGTGTGTGCGGCAAGGCCGAGTACATGGACGCCATTGCTCCAGGCGGCCTGGGCGGCACCTACGCCGGTAGCCCGATTGCTTGCGCCGCGGCCCTGGCCGTGATGGAAGTGTTCGAAGAAGAGCACCTGCTGGACCGCTGCAAGGCTGTCGGCGAGCGTCTGGTGACTGGCCTGAAGGCCATTCAGGCCAAGTACCCGGTGATCGGTGAAGTCCGTGCCCTTGGCGCGATGATCGCGGTCGAGCTGTTCGTTGATGGCGACAGCCACAAGCCGAACGCTCCAGCGGTAGCCGCCGTTGTCGCCAAGGCGCGTGACAAGGGTCTGATCCTGCTGTCCTGCGGCACCTACGGCAACGTTCTGCGCGTCCTGGTACCGCTGACTTCGCCGGACGAGCAATTGGACAAAGGTCTGGCCATCATCGAAGAGTGCTTCTCCGAGCTTTGA